A region from the Neorhodopirellula lusitana genome encodes:
- a CDS encoding S10 family peptidase codes for MLDARKRIVIASLFASLVLGGIAGAGESKHAAKPGDAAEATQTNGADEAKSAKKPKGLSDQFVETEHSATIDGESFDYTATAGRLVIETDELDPKAEVFFVAYTRSTEDDSTRPLTFCFNGGPGSSSVWLHLGMLGPKIINFPDDASVLRPPYHLDENHNSLLDTTDLVFIDPVSTGYSRPAKDVSKGDFHGYSKDIHSVGQFIHDYTTRFERWLSPKFILGESYGGLRVAGLSGYLRDHYKMELNGAVVISGAINFQTLRFSSSNDLPSVCFMPTYAATAWYHKQLDEKLQALPLEKLVHRAEKFAYEKYAPAMLKGTRLGAKEREKVATELARLTGLSKEYVLSANLRIPMGRFGKELLRDEELTIGRFDSRYSGIDRDSAGESSEYDPSAAALFGAFTACLNDYMRSELDYEDRRVYEILTGKVHPWKYDSFEGRYVDASESLREAMTANPYLKLFVACGYYDLATPHHAMHYTLDHLGLPKQRQDNVTVKHYEGGHMMYVHGPSLQQMRADLLKFYQQATETE; via the coding sequence ATGTTGGACGCCCGGAAACGAATCGTAATTGCCAGTTTATTCGCCTCGCTAGTTTTGGGCGGGATTGCCGGAGCGGGCGAATCCAAGCATGCCGCAAAGCCAGGCGACGCTGCCGAGGCAACGCAAACCAACGGTGCCGACGAAGCCAAATCAGCGAAAAAGCCCAAAGGCCTAAGCGATCAATTCGTCGAGACCGAACATTCCGCTACCATCGACGGCGAGTCATTCGACTACACCGCTACCGCGGGCCGACTCGTGATCGAGACCGATGAACTCGATCCCAAGGCAGAGGTCTTCTTTGTCGCCTACACCCGATCGACCGAAGATGATTCCACTCGACCGCTCACGTTCTGCTTCAACGGCGGCCCCGGATCTTCCTCCGTTTGGCTGCACCTCGGCATGCTCGGCCCCAAGATCATCAATTTCCCCGATGATGCTTCCGTACTGCGTCCGCCCTATCACTTGGATGAAAACCACAACAGCCTGTTGGACACCACCGACTTGGTGTTCATCGACCCAGTCAGCACCGGATACAGTCGTCCAGCGAAGGACGTTTCGAAAGGCGACTTCCACGGCTACAGCAAAGACATCCATAGCGTCGGTCAGTTCATCCACGACTACACCACTCGCTTTGAACGTTGGTTGTCTCCCAAGTTCATCTTGGGCGAAAGCTATGGCGGCTTGCGGGTTGCTGGCCTCAGCGGCTACCTGCGTGACCACTACAAGATGGAACTCAACGGCGCAGTCGTGATCTCCGGTGCGATTAATTTCCAAACACTTCGGTTCTCATCCAGCAACGATCTGCCGAGCGTTTGCTTCATGCCCACCTACGCCGCAACGGCTTGGTATCACAAGCAACTCGACGAAAAGCTGCAAGCGTTGCCGCTCGAAAAGTTGGTGCACCGAGCAGAGAAGTTCGCTTACGAAAAGTACGCTCCGGCGATGCTGAAAGGAACTCGCTTGGGTGCCAAAGAACGGGAAAAAGTAGCTACGGAACTGGCACGCCTGACGGGCCTTTCAAAAGAATACGTCCTGTCCGCCAACTTGCGAATTCCAATGGGACGGTTCGGCAAAGAACTCTTGCGTGATGAAGAACTCACGATCGGTCGATTCGACAGTCGGTACTCCGGCATCGATCGCGATTCGGCTGGCGAGAGTTCCGAATACGACCCCAGTGCGGCGGCCTTGTTCGGCGCGTTCACCGCATGCCTGAACGACTACATGCGAAGCGAATTGGACTACGAAGACCGCCGCGTGTACGAAATCCTGACCGGAAAGGTCCATCCTTGGAAATACGATTCGTTCGAAGGCCGCTATGTCGACGCATCCGAATCACTTCGGGAAGCGATGACCGCCAATCCCTATTTGAAGCTGTTCGTTGCCTGCGGTTATTACGACCTGGCGACGCCACATCATGCGATGCATTACACGCTTGACCATCTCGGCCTGCCCAAGCAACGCCAAGACAATGTCACCGTCAAACACTACGAAGGCGGTCACATGATGTACGTCCACGGCCCCTCACTGCAACAGATGCGAGCCGACTTGCTGAAGTTCTATCAACAAGCCACGGAAACCGAGTAA
- the ilvA gene encoding threonine ammonia-lyase, biosynthetic — MGHFRTSSVQATLIPGHCERSDQPTHGNLMLDYLQRILNARVYDVAIESPLDLAAKLSTRLGNQVWLKREDMQPVHSFKLRGAYNKMARLSKEELARGVVCSSAGNHAQGVALSARELGCQAHIVMPVTTPELKSDAVLALGGNVILHGDSYSEAYTHAMELQERHQYVFVHPFDDPDVIAGQGTIGMEILRQHQRPIHAVFVAIGGGGLISGVASYVKAVRPDIKVIGVQMVDSDAMIQSTQAGYPIELKEVGLFSDGTAVKMVGKETLRLTSALVDDFVKVDTDAVCAAIKDAFEETRSILEPSGAMSIAGMKQYVAEHDIHDEVLVAITCGANMNFDRLRFVAERADVGDEREALFAVTIPEERGSFKLLCETMGQRSVTEFSYRLGDEREAHVLVGLAIRDRSEVPEISESLSAKGFVALDLVDDELAKQHLRYMVGGRSGASGNERLYRFEFPERPGALMRFLSQMHPSWNISLFHYRNQGADYGRILVGIQVPDEDLAVFREFIGTLGYRCTDETDNPVYDRFLR; from the coding sequence GTGGGGCATTTCCGGACGTCGTCTGTTCAGGCCACGCTAATTCCCGGACACTGTGAGAGATCCGACCAACCCACCCACGGAAATTTGATGCTGGACTATTTGCAACGGATTCTGAATGCTCGCGTCTACGATGTCGCGATTGAATCACCGCTCGATTTAGCAGCGAAATTGTCGACTCGTTTGGGTAATCAGGTTTGGTTGAAACGGGAGGACATGCAGCCCGTGCACAGCTTTAAGCTCCGCGGTGCTTACAACAAAATGGCGAGGTTGTCGAAGGAGGAATTGGCTAGGGGGGTGGTATGTTCTTCCGCTGGGAATCACGCCCAGGGGGTAGCGTTGAGTGCTCGTGAACTGGGGTGCCAGGCTCACATCGTGATGCCGGTGACCACGCCGGAATTGAAGTCCGACGCGGTGCTCGCTTTGGGAGGAAACGTCATCCTGCACGGTGACAGCTATTCGGAAGCGTACACGCATGCAATGGAATTGCAGGAACGGCATCAGTACGTGTTTGTGCATCCGTTCGATGACCCAGATGTGATCGCGGGACAAGGGACGATTGGAATGGAGATCCTGCGTCAGCACCAACGCCCGATCCATGCGGTTTTTGTTGCCATCGGTGGTGGCGGTTTGATCTCGGGCGTGGCTTCGTACGTGAAGGCGGTTCGGCCGGATATCAAAGTCATCGGGGTTCAGATGGTCGACTCGGACGCGATGATTCAGTCCACTCAGGCCGGGTACCCAATCGAGTTGAAAGAGGTCGGGCTGTTTTCGGATGGGACGGCGGTCAAAATGGTTGGCAAGGAAACGCTGCGTTTGACCAGTGCATTAGTGGATGACTTTGTGAAGGTCGATACCGATGCCGTTTGTGCCGCGATCAAGGATGCATTCGAAGAGACCCGCAGCATTCTAGAACCTTCCGGTGCGATGAGCATTGCGGGGATGAAGCAGTATGTCGCCGAGCATGACATTCATGATGAGGTGCTGGTCGCGATCACGTGCGGAGCCAACATGAACTTCGATCGCTTGCGGTTTGTCGCCGAACGCGCGGACGTGGGTGACGAGAGGGAGGCGTTGTTTGCGGTGACGATTCCGGAAGAACGCGGCAGTTTCAAGTTGTTGTGTGAAACGATGGGGCAACGCAGTGTGACGGAGTTCAGCTACCGACTTGGTGATGAACGGGAAGCGCACGTGTTGGTAGGCTTGGCTATCCGCGATCGTAGCGAGGTGCCGGAGATCAGTGAGTCGCTTTCGGCGAAGGGGTTTGTTGCCTTGGACTTGGTCGATGATGAACTCGCCAAGCAACATTTGCGATACATGGTGGGCGGCCGAAGTGGCGCGAGCGGAAACGAAAGGCTATATCGTTTTGAGTTTCCGGAACGGCCGGGAGCATTGATGCGGTTTCTTTCGCAGATGCATCCGAGTTGGAACATCAGCTTGTTTCACTATCGAAATCAAGGTGCTGATTACGGTCGTATCCTGGTGGGAATCCAGGTTCCAGATGAGGACTTGGCGGTGTTCCGTGAATTCATTGGGACGCTGGGTTATCGTTGCACCGATGAGACCGACAACCCGGTCTACGATCGGTTCTTGCGTTAG
- a CDS encoding PVC-type heme-binding CxxCH protein has product MRFSVDWVSAISPLRCYCLALLVFTSVFAPVFTSPNCLSVLSAAEANKASSEAVPPEIAEASDESTESMSVVRIQPDWKIELFAAEPDVANIVAFDVDSHGRVFVCESFRQDQGVTDNRAHDEKWLLADLAAETVQDRIDYHKRLLGDGASAYAQQEDRIRRLVDTDGDGKADLSTVFADGFHALEDGTGAGVLVHRGKVYYTCIPKLWEFTDTDDDGVADEKKVMSDGYGVRVAFRGHDLHGAIIGPDGRLYYTIGDRGYYVVNQEGDILANPAEGAVFRCELDGSDLHIYADGLRNPQEIAFNDLGEWFTVDNNSDSGDKARIVQIVEGGDSGWRMHYQYLPDRGPFNRQRIWEPHHNERPANLIPPIANFTDGPSGLAYYPGTGFGDKLKDRFLICDFRGGPSNSGIRSFRLDHDGAFYKLAEDEQPIWNVLATDVVFGPAGGLWISDWVDGWMGLGKGRIYRVTNPDEQTKPIVAEVKRMLADDVTTLDLDELTARLGHLDRRVRLAAQWELAIRGEAEPLIKVMKDTDLTPMLRLHGFWGSEHAARLTQNLRSSVVEAARSCLKDDSPIIRAAACSVIGDQRDFESIAAVLELVSDENPRVTYQAVMAFADLAIASPADARLSSVFGEVVQLADKNANKDPILRHAAIRYMTYGASVSDLVGLKEHASVDVRRAAVAALRGKQSEEVVEFLHDASSLVITEAAMAIHDEPIPVAEDRLAALLDWSELPVDSDPLLRRALSAAFRIGTPQTAASVAGFAASDRFPKWARIEAIDSLADWATPDPRCRVTNEYQTLLVRPESNDGDLIAKSAMAARIEELMLANEDVREKAIDVGSDLGIVKIGPSLIARFNKTTGRPATRASALTALSRLQPAVAVKLAKEVDRQQPFSVVLASLKVLGKLDAAGSVDRFIAATDSATPSVRGLAWDLLAQNDSLEALKKISQGLAAYLSNELPADVRLNVAEAARKRLPVSLVDQLNAHQSTLQNTEPLAKWLDSLHGGDMEAGKTLFFEKTELSCVRCHKVGRVGGEVGPDLTVIGKKLDRRTLLEAICLPDSRIAEGFETAVIADEDGQVYTGIVAKEDDEFVELIAADGTRSTIEKELIIARKKGKSSMPAGLADQMTPRELRDMVAYLVSLQVDQRSDSDIE; this is encoded by the coding sequence ATGCGTTTTTCTGTCGATTGGGTTTCTGCGATCTCTCCACTGCGATGCTATTGCCTAGCATTATTGGTCTTCACCTCGGTTTTCGCACCGGTTTTCACATCTCCCAATTGCCTGTCGGTTTTGTCAGCCGCCGAAGCAAACAAAGCGTCATCCGAGGCGGTCCCGCCGGAGATTGCGGAGGCTTCCGACGAGTCCACTGAATCGATGTCGGTCGTCCGCATTCAGCCGGATTGGAAGATCGAACTTTTCGCAGCCGAGCCCGACGTCGCCAATATCGTCGCCTTCGATGTAGATTCGCATGGACGCGTTTTCGTTTGCGAGTCATTTCGCCAAGACCAAGGCGTGACCGACAACCGGGCTCATGACGAAAAATGGTTGCTCGCTGACCTTGCCGCCGAAACCGTGCAAGATCGTATCGACTACCACAAACGACTACTCGGCGATGGAGCCTCCGCGTACGCTCAACAGGAAGATCGCATCCGCCGCCTGGTCGACACCGACGGCGACGGCAAGGCTGACCTCAGCACTGTTTTCGCAGACGGCTTCCATGCGTTGGAAGACGGTACCGGTGCCGGCGTGTTGGTCCACCGCGGCAAGGTCTATTACACATGCATTCCCAAACTGTGGGAGTTCACCGATACGGATGACGACGGCGTCGCCGACGAAAAGAAGGTGATGTCCGATGGCTACGGAGTTCGCGTCGCCTTCCGCGGCCACGACTTGCACGGTGCGATCATCGGCCCCGACGGTCGCTTGTACTACACGATCGGTGACCGCGGTTATTACGTCGTCAATCAAGAAGGCGACATACTTGCCAATCCCGCCGAAGGTGCCGTGTTCCGATGCGAACTCGATGGCAGCGACTTGCACATCTACGCCGACGGTTTGCGTAACCCGCAAGAAATCGCCTTCAATGATTTAGGTGAATGGTTCACCGTCGACAACAACTCCGACAGCGGCGATAAGGCTCGGATCGTTCAGATCGTCGAGGGTGGTGATAGCGGTTGGCGAATGCACTACCAATACCTACCTGATCGCGGCCCATTCAATCGGCAACGCATCTGGGAACCGCATCACAACGAGCGACCTGCGAACCTGATTCCGCCGATCGCGAACTTCACCGATGGACCGTCCGGCTTGGCGTACTACCCCGGCACTGGATTTGGCGACAAGTTGAAGGATCGCTTTTTGATTTGTGACTTCCGGGGCGGCCCCAGCAACAGCGGCATCCGCTCGTTTCGTTTGGACCACGATGGTGCGTTCTACAAACTTGCCGAAGACGAACAGCCCATCTGGAATGTGTTGGCGACGGACGTTGTCTTCGGTCCCGCCGGTGGACTCTGGATCAGCGACTGGGTCGATGGCTGGATGGGTCTAGGCAAAGGACGGATCTACCGTGTCACAAACCCGGACGAGCAGACCAAGCCGATCGTCGCCGAAGTGAAACGCATGCTCGCCGATGACGTGACGACTCTCGACCTCGATGAATTAACCGCCCGACTCGGCCACCTCGACCGACGCGTTCGCCTGGCCGCTCAATGGGAACTTGCCATTCGCGGCGAGGCCGAACCACTGATCAAGGTCATGAAAGACACCGACCTGACGCCCATGCTGCGACTGCACGGTTTCTGGGGCTCCGAACATGCCGCTCGACTGACCCAAAACCTGCGTTCATCGGTTGTCGAAGCTGCCCGATCTTGCCTAAAGGACGACAGCCCGATCATTCGTGCCGCGGCTTGCTCGGTCATTGGCGACCAGCGTGATTTCGAATCCATCGCTGCCGTCCTTGAATTAGTTTCCGACGAGAACCCTCGAGTGACCTACCAAGCCGTGATGGCGTTCGCCGACTTGGCGATCGCATCGCCTGCGGACGCACGACTGAGCTCCGTGTTTGGCGAAGTCGTGCAGCTTGCCGACAAGAACGCGAACAAGGATCCAATCCTGCGACATGCGGCCATCCGCTACATGACCTACGGGGCCAGTGTCAGTGACTTGGTGGGGCTCAAGGAGCACGCGAGCGTTGATGTCCGGCGGGCCGCCGTCGCGGCGCTGCGTGGCAAGCAAAGCGAGGAGGTCGTGGAATTCCTACACGATGCTTCGTCGCTGGTCATTACCGAAGCGGCGATGGCCATCCACGATGAACCAATTCCTGTGGCCGAAGATCGCTTGGCCGCGTTGTTGGACTGGAGCGAATTGCCAGTCGATTCCGATCCGCTGCTGCGGCGTGCTTTGTCAGCGGCGTTCCGCATCGGCACTCCACAAACAGCGGCATCCGTGGCGGGTTTCGCTGCCTCGGATCGCTTTCCCAAATGGGCACGAATCGAAGCGATTGACTCGCTGGCGGACTGGGCCACGCCCGACCCTCGCTGCCGAGTCACCAACGAGTACCAAACCTTGCTGGTGCGACCCGAGTCCAACGACGGCGATCTGATTGCAAAGTCAGCGATGGCAGCAAGAATTGAAGAACTGATGTTGGCCAACGAAGACGTTCGCGAAAAAGCGATCGACGTCGGTTCCGATCTGGGCATCGTGAAGATTGGGCCCAGCCTGATCGCGAGATTCAACAAGACCACCGGACGCCCAGCAACGCGTGCATCCGCTTTGACGGCACTGTCACGGCTACAGCCTGCCGTCGCGGTTAAGCTCGCCAAAGAGGTCGATCGCCAGCAACCTTTCAGTGTGGTCCTTGCCAGCCTAAAGGTCCTCGGCAAACTGGATGCCGCCGGATCAGTCGACCGATTCATCGCTGCCACCGACAGTGCCACTCCGTCCGTCCGAGGCCTCGCTTGGGACCTCTTGGCACAAAATGATTCACTGGAAGCGTTGAAGAAGATCAGCCAAGGCCTAGCCGCTTACTTGTCCAACGAATTGCCTGCCGATGTGCGACTCAATGTTGCCGAAGCCGCTCGTAAGCGATTGCCAGTTTCCTTGGTCGATCAACTCAATGCTCATCAGTCGACTCTGCAAAATACCGAACCGCTTGCCAAGTGGCTCGACTCGTTGCACGGTGGCGACATGGAAGCGGGCAAGACACTCTTCTTTGAAAAGACGGAACTGTCATGCGTACGCTGCCACAAGGTGGGTCGCGTTGGCGGTGAAGTCGGCCCCGACCTCACCGTGATCGGTAAAAAGCTGGATCGTCGGACACTGCTCGAAGCAATCTGCCTGCCAGACAGCCGGATAGCCGAGGGCTTCGAAACCGCCGTGATCGCCGATGAAGACGGCCAGGTCTACACGGGCATCGTCGCCAAGGAGGACGATGAGTTTGTCGAACTGATCGCCGCCGACGGCACCCGTTCCACGATCGAAAAAGAGCTGATCATCGCTCGCAAAAAGGGAAAGTCATCGATGCCAGCGGGCCTAGCCGACCAGATGACGCCGCGTGAACTTCGCGACATGGTTGCCTATTTGGTCAGTTTGCAAGTCGACCAACGCTCCGATTCCGATATAGAATAA